In Acidimicrobiales bacterium, a single genomic region encodes these proteins:
- a CDS encoding cold-shock protein, translating into MATGTVKWFNSEKGYGFISQESGPDVFVHFSAIEGNGYRNLEENEKVEFEVNQGPKGLQAANVRRIG; encoded by the coding sequence GTGGCGACAGGAACCGTGAAGTGGTTCAACTCGGAGAAGGGATACGGTTTCATCTCCCAGGAGAGCGGGCCGGACGTCTTCGTGCACTTCAGTGCGATCGAGGGCAATGGGTATCGCAACCTCGAGGAGAACGAGAAGGTGGAGTTCGAGGTCAACCAGGGCCCTAAAGGGCTGCAGGCTGCCAACGTCCGACGCATCGGGTAA
- the fdhD gene encoding formate dehydrogenase accessory sulfurtransferase FdhD, with product MAAPVKPVNAIKVRPDRHLRLPEHVVTEEPLEIRVAAPGRQASPLAVTMRTPGHDFELAAGFVLTEGIATRDELVGIGYCDAVRDDPDLRFNTVTVTLSKDPPKGLPDRRFAATASCGVCGKSRIEDVAVACPVVPAAAPVPASVVRSLPGSLRTAQKAFDRTGGLHAAGLYSGTGSLICAREDVGRHNAVDKVVGRTWLDWEDPAQLAGTVLMVSGRVSFEIVQKAAAAGIGMICAVSAPSSLAVDAAHRFAVGLAGFVRGETFNVYSCPERFVLDA from the coding sequence GTGGCGGCGCCGGTCAAGCCCGTCAACGCGATCAAGGTCCGGCCCGATCGGCACCTGAGGCTGCCAGAGCACGTCGTGACGGAGGAACCCCTCGAGATCAGGGTCGCCGCACCCGGCCGGCAGGCGTCCCCGCTCGCGGTAACCATGAGGACGCCCGGCCACGACTTCGAATTGGCCGCCGGTTTCGTCCTGACCGAAGGGATCGCCACGCGAGACGAGCTGGTCGGCATCGGGTACTGCGACGCGGTCCGCGACGACCCCGACCTTCGCTTCAACACCGTGACCGTCACGCTGTCAAAGGATCCGCCGAAGGGGCTTCCGGATCGTCGCTTCGCCGCGACCGCCAGCTGTGGCGTGTGCGGCAAGTCGCGTATCGAGGACGTCGCCGTCGCATGTCCCGTCGTGCCGGCGGCGGCGCCGGTACCCGCGTCGGTCGTGAGGTCTCTCCCCGGCTCGCTTCGAACGGCACAGAAGGCATTCGACAGGACCGGAGGTCTGCACGCGGCCGGCCTGTACAGCGGCACCGGTTCTCTCATCTGCGCCCGCGAGGACGTGGGGCGCCACAATGCCGTGGACAAGGTCGTCGGTCGCACCTGGCTGGATTGGGAGGACCCGGCGCAACTGGCCGGAACCGTTCTCATGGTCTCGGGGCGGGTCAGTTTCGAGATCGTCCAGAAAGCCGCTGCGGCCGGGATAGGGATGATCTGTGCTGTGTCAGCCCCGTCCAGCCTCGCCGTGGATGCCGCACACCGGTTCGCAGTGGGTCTGGCCGGTTTCGTGAGAGGCGAGACCTTCAACGTCTACAGCTGTCCAGAACGGTTCGTACTCGACGCCTGA
- a CDS encoding NTP transferase domain-containing protein, which yields MAAAGLLLCGGASRRMGEDKARIRSGSHGKGPSLAQRAADILREATSPVLEVGPGYSGLPRVAERPLGGGPLVALAAGAAELLRVGWTGAAVVIATDMPMLEVAVVEWLAGYPDSRTVVPVLGDVPQPLCARYDRRALDSAIVLAEDGARSMRDLLSVVDHVLAGPEEWQAAGIEPRCFADVDTPGDLAAYRSKAP from the coding sequence ATGGCAGCAGCCGGGCTCCTCCTCTGCGGGGGCGCCAGCCGGCGCATGGGTGAGGATAAGGCCAGGATTCGCTCGGGCTCTCATGGCAAGGGCCCCTCACTGGCCCAGCGGGCCGCCGACATCCTCCGCGAGGCTACCAGCCCGGTCCTGGAGGTGGGTCCGGGGTACTCCGGTCTTCCTCGAGTCGCAGAGCGGCCCCTCGGTGGCGGTCCGCTGGTCGCCCTCGCGGCGGGGGCGGCGGAGCTGCTCCGGGTCGGGTGGACCGGTGCCGCCGTCGTGATCGCGACCGACATGCCGATGCTGGAGGTCGCGGTGGTCGAATGGCTGGCCGGTTACCCCGATTCCCGGACGGTGGTGCCGGTGCTAGGCGATGTCCCCCAGCCACTGTGCGCCCGCTACGACCGCCGGGCTCTCGATTCGGCGATCGTGCTGGCCGAGGACGGGGCCCGATCCATGCGGGATCTCCTGTCGGTGGTGGATCACGTGCTCGCAGGTCCCGAGGAATGGCAGGCGGCCGGAATCGAACCGCGGTGCTTCGCCGATGTCGACACGCCCGGAGACCTGGCCGCCTACCGCTCGAAGGCCCCCTGA